The DNA window ATCCGGATATTCCTTCTGTCTGGTACCGACTGTTACTTTACACATCTTAAGTCCCATCTTCACCACTCCTTTCATCTGCCGCTACACCACCTCGTACGGATGATGTACTCTGGCGGAGCCAACTTCAAGTTCCGGAAACATTGCTTCCAATTCCTGTTTCATATATGCGATAAATCCATATTCTGTTCCATAATGACCGGCATCGATCACAGCGATTCCCTGTGCTACCGCATCGATTGCGGAATGATAGTCCACATCTCCGGTGACGATCACATCCGCGCCCTTGGCGATCGCGCCACGGATCATACTTTTTCCGGATCCGCTGCTGACTGCCACACGACAGACGCTTTTTGCCGGATCCCCGTACATCCGTACATCCGGAATCTCAAAGTCATTTCTTACTTTTTCGGCAAATGTTTTCAGATCCATCGGTGCATCCAGCACACCCACTTTTCCGATCCCTTCCCCGGGAGCGGTCTCTTCGAGTACTTCACATTCCGCAAGCCCCAGACATTCCTGGTTCAGCTGTGCCATACCCTTCACATCAAAGTTTGTATG is part of the Blautia faecicola genome and encodes:
- a CDS encoding Nif3-like dinuclear metal center hexameric protein; protein product: MTCKEIMEKLEERWNPSYALEWDNVGLLVGREDKEIKKVFTALDATEETIAQALEFGADLLITHHPMLFSPVKKVTSADFIGRRLITMIQADLCYYAMHTNFDVKGMAQLNQECLGLAECEVLEETAPGEGIGKVGVLDAPMDLKTFAEKVRNDFEIPDVRMYGDPAKSVCRVAVSSGSGKSMIRGAIAKGADVIVTGDVDYHSAIDAVAQGIAVIDAGHYGTEYGFIAYMKQELEAMFPELEVGSARVHHPYEVV